GAAGGATTCGAGGTACAGGTAAGACCGAGAAGCGGTCTGGCTTTTAAACACGGGATAACTGTTTTGAATACTCCGGGGACAATTGACTCTGACTACAGAGGAGAAATAAAGGTACTTTTGATAAATTTAAGCAATGAAGTGTATAAAATACAGCCAAATGAGAGAATAGGGCAGCTAATATTAAGCAAGGTCTACAGACTGGATTTTGAAGTAAAAGAAGACCTTTCAGAAACAAAGCGCGGAGAGGGCGGTTTTGGTCATACAGGCAAATAAAAAGGAGAAATTATGTTTAAAAATAAACAGTTAACAAGGAGGCTGCAGACAAATCTACACAGAGTAGATAAGCTACTTCTTTTAATAGTGTATACACTTGTGGCAATTGGTACTATTTTTATATATAGTGCCACAAAAGAAGAC
The Sebaldella sp. S0638 DNA segment above includes these coding regions:
- the dut gene encoding dUTP diphosphatase, translating into MEKIKVGITAENNVEIPRYMTEGSAGIDVSANIETEIELKPLERYLVPTGIKLEIPEGFEVQVRPRSGLAFKHGITVLNTPGTIDSDYRGEIKVLLINLSNEVYKIQPNERIGQLILSKVYRLDFEVKEDLSETKRGEGGFGHTGK